A genomic region of Herbaspirillum sp. DW155 contains the following coding sequences:
- a CDS encoding amino acid ABC transporter permease, translating to MAYQFDFLSTLDYTDVIVKGVATTTELIAIGGVLGVAVGIFGAWARTQGPGWLKPIVSAYVEIIRNTPFLVQLFFIFFGLPSLDIHISEITAAILAMVINLGAYSTEIIRAGVQAIPRGQIEAAQSLSMSRSQIFRHIILRPALQKIWPALSSQVVIVMLGSAVCSQIAVEELSFAANYIQGRNFRAFEAYIVATAIYLVLAILLRQLLRLIGHYFITARRTA from the coding sequence ATGGCTTATCAATTCGATTTTCTTTCCACGCTCGACTACACCGACGTCATCGTCAAGGGTGTGGCGACCACCACCGAGCTTATCGCCATCGGCGGCGTGCTGGGCGTGGCCGTGGGCATCTTCGGTGCCTGGGCACGCACGCAGGGGCCGGGCTGGCTCAAACCCATCGTCAGCGCTTATGTGGAGATCATCCGCAATACGCCCTTCCTGGTGCAGCTGTTCTTCATCTTCTTCGGCCTGCCTTCGCTGGACATCCACATCAGCGAAATCACCGCCGCCATCCTGGCCATGGTGATCAACCTGGGCGCCTACAGCACCGAGATCATCCGTGCCGGCGTGCAGGCCATCCCGCGCGGGCAGATCGAGGCGGCGCAATCGCTGTCGATGTCGCGCAGCCAGATCTTCCGCCACATCATCCTGCGCCCGGCGCTGCAGAAGATCTGGCCGGCGCTGTCCTCGCAGGTGGTCATCGTCATGCTGGGCTCGGCGGTGTGTTCGCAGATCGCGGTGGAAGAACTGTCCTTCGCGGCCAACTACATCCAGGGCCGCAACTTCCGCGCCTTTGAAGCCTACATCGTCGCCACCGCCATCTATCTGGTGCTGGCCATCCTGCTGCGCCAGCTGCTGCGCCTGATCGGCCACTACTTCATCACCGCCCGGAGGACCGCATGA
- a CDS encoding amino acid ABC transporter permease produces MISFTTWDIVRNLMLAWRWTILLSLVTFLLGGALGLVILFMRTSRQNWLRQIARLYIELFQGTPLLMQLFLVFFGIALFGIEVPAWLAAGLALMCWSASYLAEIWRGCVEAIPKGQWEASSVLAMGYFQQMRYIVLPQAFRIAIAPTVGFGVQIIKSTAVTSIIGFIELSKAGTVITNATFRPFTVFAIVGAFYFVLCWPLSKYSQSLERKYNAAHRH; encoded by the coding sequence ATGATTTCGTTCACCACCTGGGATATCGTCCGCAACCTCATGCTGGCCTGGCGCTGGACCATTCTCCTGTCGCTGGTCACCTTCCTGCTGGGCGGCGCGCTGGGCCTGGTCATCCTCTTCATGCGCACCTCGCGCCAGAACTGGCTGCGCCAGATCGCACGGCTCTACATCGAACTGTTCCAGGGCACGCCGCTGCTGATGCAGCTGTTCCTGGTCTTCTTTGGCATCGCACTGTTCGGTATCGAGGTACCCGCCTGGCTGGCGGCCGGGCTGGCGCTGATGTGCTGGAGCGCCTCGTATCTGGCCGAAATCTGGCGCGGCTGCGTGGAAGCCATTCCCAAGGGGCAGTGGGAAGCCTCCTCGGTGCTGGCCATGGGCTACTTCCAGCAGATGCGCTACATCGTGCTGCCGCAGGCTTTCCGTATTGCGATTGCACCGACGGTGGGATTTGGCGTGCAGATCATCAAGTCCACGGCGGTGACTTCCATCATCGGCTTCATCGAATTGTCCAAGGCAGGTACCGTCATCACCAATGCCACCTTCCGCCCCTTCACGGTGTTTGCCATCGTGGGCGCCTTCTACTTCGTGCTTTGCTGGCCGCTGTCCAAGTACAGCCAGTCTTTAGAAAGGAAATACAATGCCGCTCATCGCCATTGA
- a CDS encoding amino acid ABC transporter ATP-binding protein: MPLIAIDNVKKRFGDNEVLKGISLDVEPGEVIAIIGKSGSGKSTLLRCINGLESIDEGNISVAGAKLGASELELRNLRLKVGMIFQQFNLFPHLSVGRNVMIAPMIVKGTSEAEAMATAKANLEKVGLGHKFDAYPDQLSGGQQQRVAIARALSMNPQALLCDEITSALDPELVNEVLTVMRGLAKEGMTLLMVTHEMRFAREVCNRLVFMHQGKVHEIGPPEELFGNPKTPELQQFIGMTQGA, translated from the coding sequence ATGCCGCTCATCGCCATTGATAACGTCAAGAAACGCTTCGGCGACAACGAAGTCCTCAAGGGCATCAGCCTGGACGTCGAACCGGGTGAAGTGATCGCCATCATCGGCAAGAGCGGCTCGGGCAAGTCCACTCTCCTGCGCTGTATCAACGGCCTGGAGAGCATCGACGAAGGCAACATCAGCGTGGCCGGCGCCAAGCTGGGGGCGAGCGAACTGGAACTGCGCAACCTTCGGCTGAAGGTCGGCATGATCTTCCAGCAGTTCAATCTGTTCCCGCATCTCTCGGTGGGGCGCAACGTAATGATTGCGCCGATGATCGTCAAGGGCACGAGCGAAGCCGAGGCCATGGCGACGGCCAAGGCCAATCTGGAAAAGGTTGGTCTGGGTCACAAGTTCGATGCCTATCCGGACCAGCTCTCCGGCGGCCAGCAGCAGCGCGTGGCGATTGCACGTGCGCTGTCGATGAACCCGCAGGCCCTGCTGTGCGACGAGATCACCTCGGCGCTGGACCCGGAACTGGTCAATGAAGTGCTGACCGTCATGCGCGGCCTGGCCAAGGAGGGCATGACGCTGTTGATGGTGACGCACGAGATGCGCTTTGCGCGCGAGGTCTGCAACCGGCTGGTGTTCATGCACCAGGGCAAGGTGCATGAGATCGGCCCGCCGGAGGAATTGTTCGGCAATCCCAAGACGCCGGAATTGCAGCAGTTCATCGGGATGACGCAGGGGGCTTGA